Proteins from a genomic interval of Chroococcidiopsis thermalis PCC 7203:
- a CDS encoding methyltransferase domain-containing protein: MKTQSPISLSTADSTPSSLRLSEETQQLLCCPVCSAQLELDESQLKCTNTLCQACFPIVNGIPILIDDEASVFAIDDYLDIDNSTLKPKPLWERQLINLIPSIHLNLKGKQNYQKFVALLQQRHSRPKVLVVGSSIRGQGMEPLYSAPDLELVETDVAFGADVSIICDAHSLPFADNSFDGVVIQAVLEHVVDPYQCVAEVHRVLKPEGVVYSETPFMQQVHLGRYDFTRFTHLGHQRLFRNFAEIASGPVCGTGMALAWSYQYFLLSFVKSSAARAVVKIIARLTSFWLKYFDYLLIDRAGTYDAASGFYFLGTKSDRTVSDRELLAQYKGAQASSF, encoded by the coding sequence GTGAAAACACAATCTCCCATTTCCTTATCAACTGCTGACAGTACTCCTTCGTCCCTGCGTCTATCTGAGGAAACACAACAATTGTTGTGTTGTCCAGTTTGTTCCGCTCAATTAGAATTGGACGAGTCTCAGCTCAAATGTACGAACACTCTATGTCAGGCTTGTTTTCCGATCGTGAATGGCATCCCCATATTGATTGACGATGAGGCAAGCGTGTTTGCGATCGACGATTATCTCGATATAGACAATTCAACTCTCAAACCAAAACCTTTATGGGAAAGACAACTCATTAATTTAATTCCCAGCATTCATTTAAATCTTAAAGGCAAGCAAAACTATCAAAAATTTGTTGCCCTACTTCAGCAACGCCATTCCCGTCCAAAAGTTTTAGTTGTTGGTAGTAGCATCAGAGGTCAAGGAATGGAACCCCTGTATTCTGCTCCTGACTTAGAACTTGTAGAAACAGATGTTGCTTTTGGCGCGGATGTCTCAATTATCTGCGACGCTCACAGCCTACCTTTTGCAGACAATTCTTTCGATGGAGTTGTCATTCAAGCCGTCCTCGAACACGTCGTCGATCCTTATCAGTGCGTCGCAGAGGTGCATCGCGTTCTCAAACCAGAAGGAGTTGTTTATTCCGAGACTCCTTTCATGCAGCAAGTCCACTTGGGGAGATATGATTTTACTCGCTTTACCCACTTGGGACATCAGCGTTTATTTAGAAATTTCGCCGAAATCGCCAGCGGTCCAGTTTGCGGTACGGGAATGGCACTCGCTTGGAGCTATCAGTATTTTCTGCTGAGCTTTGTCAAATCATCCGCTGCTAGAGCTGTGGTGAAGATAATAGCAAGGCTAACTAGTTTTTGGTTGAAGTATTTCGACTACCTCTTAATTGACCGCGCCGGAACGTATGATGCGGCATCTGGTTTCTATTTTCTCGGTACGAAAAGCGATCGCACTGTTTCAGATCGAGAATTGCTGGCTCAATATAAAGGCGCTCAAGCTAGCTCTTTTTAA
- a CDS encoding glycosyltransferase family 2 protein, with amino-acid sequence MPKVSVIIPAYNSITYLPATLDSVLEQTFTDFEVLIIDDGSSDNTSAWGSQIQDRRVQFMTQANQGTCAARNTGIALAQGEYIAFLDADDLWHPTKLAKQVRYLDEHPEVGLVYTWTALIDPEGRPTGRIFASRDRGDVWQQLVQRNITESGSSFMMRRCCFETVGVFDTTLSHVGDWDMCLRIAARYNFGAIEEPLVYYRQYSNSMSKNWQRVEKCFYTVLDKAFQSKLPELQDLKDRCYGLVNLTLAWKCLQTQTKDYKQAIQFRTTAIAYSPQLRYSKEYVRLSVAIAIVRWCGADGYNRLLAIFHALRRRISNLRNRLSLPLSTG; translated from the coding sequence ATGCCTAAAGTTTCAGTCATTATTCCAGCCTACAATTCCATCACCTATTTACCAGCAACTTTAGACAGCGTGCTGGAACAGACGTTTACTGATTTTGAAGTCTTAATTATTGATGATGGTAGTTCGGATAATACTTCTGCATGGGGCAGTCAAATCCAAGACCGGCGCGTCCAATTCATGACTCAAGCCAATCAAGGTACTTGTGCCGCACGCAATACAGGTATTGCTCTGGCGCAAGGAGAATACATAGCATTCCTCGACGCAGATGACTTGTGGCATCCAACCAAGTTAGCTAAACAAGTCCGCTATTTGGACGAACATCCAGAAGTCGGCTTAGTGTATACTTGGACAGCATTGATCGATCCCGAAGGTAGACCTACGGGCAGAATCTTTGCTAGTCGCGATCGGGGTGACGTGTGGCAGCAACTCGTACAGCGCAATATTACGGAATCTGGCAGTTCGTTTATGATGCGCCGTTGCTGTTTTGAAACTGTAGGGGTATTCGACACGACCTTATCCCACGTTGGCGACTGGGATATGTGTTTGCGAATTGCCGCTCGCTATAATTTTGGGGCGATCGAGGAACCTTTAGTGTACTATCGCCAGTACTCGAACAGCATGTCCAAAAACTGGCAGCGGGTGGAGAAATGTTTTTATACAGTGCTGGACAAAGCATTTCAATCTAAATTGCCAGAACTACAAGATTTAAAAGACCGTTGCTATGGCTTGGTAAACTTAACCCTTGCTTGGAAATGCCTGCAAACTCAAACCAAGGATTACAAACAAGCGATTCAATTTCGTACCACCGCGATCGCCTATTCCCCTCAACTGCGGTACTCTAAAGAGTACGTTCGCCTGAGTGTAGCAATTGCGATCGTGCGCTGGTGCGGTGCTGATGGCTACAATCGTCTCTTGGCAATATTTCATGCTCTGCGGCGGCGAATCTCAAACCTCAGAAATCGGCTTTCACTTCCTCTCAGTACGGGTTAA